A window of Hordeum vulgare subsp. vulgare chromosome 5H, MorexV3_pseudomolecules_assembly, whole genome shotgun sequence genomic DNA:
TCCCCAGCAAACAATCCCCCGATAAGACATTCCTCAAATGGCGTCCCAGCTGGTCGAGAGCCACCGCGCCGGCGCCGAGGTCCTCAAGGGGGATGATATCTGCAAGAAGAAGTGCGTCGAGCTTCTCGAAGAGCTCGGCCTCCCAAAAGGCCTCTTTCCTATGGATGACATCGAGGAGGTCGGGTACAACCATGAGAGTGGGTTCGTGTGGATActtcaaaagaagaagaaggagcacacGTTCAACAAGATCAACCAGACCGTCTCTTACGACACCGAGGTGACCGCTTTTGTGGAGAAGGGCAAGATCAAGAACGTCACTGGGGTCAAGATCGAGGAGTTGTCTTTGGTCGAGGTCTATGTGGATGAGTCTTCTGCTGATAAGGTCATCGTCAAGACCAACACCGGTCTGGCAGACACCCATGATGCAGCCGTGTTCGCTCTCGGAGAATAGGGAGCTACTAGTTAAAAAGGCCAGAAGAATAAATTCAGTGAATGGTTCGGCACTACAGTTCACGTGTTATGCAGAAGTATATGTTTCCGTCTTCTTTGTAATCTAATAAAAGGCTGCTGGACCAATGTTGCTTCCTTTCAGCCCGTAAGTGTTTGACAAATGTAATGAATAACACGTATACCCCCTCCTATATCCCACATCGACCACTCTCAACCTCCCACTGTTGTCTCTATCTTTGTGTGAGAGAGAATTCAACATGTACCATGACATGCACAAAAGAATTCAGAATTTGATTCTTGGTATCTGGATTTTCATGTTGATTTTAACATTTCTTTATTGCAGATGTATGTCGTATCAGTGTCTCAAGGAAACAAGAAGAGCGACAGCGAGGCTGGGATGGCAAAATTGTAGACTAATTTCCTGttttgttgattttatttttcttgctaAAATCAGATAATCGGAGATTATTTCCAAATTTAAGGTTCAGATCGATGTGAAAGACTTTTTTTCTTAGGCACATACTTTTTATGCGAAAACAAGTTCTTGTCTTGATCTATTTTTTGTACTAAAAGATTGCTGAGAAAatacaaaggaaaaaaaataggaCAAAAGCAGAAACCAGAGCAAACCTCAACTAGCCAAAATCTAAGAGCTAGCAAAAGTGAATGGGAAAACCAACACAGAGGAAAACTCCTACTGCCTTGGTTGAGGCTGCATGATGAGATTATTTTCTAATTGTAAGTCCGGGTTGA
This region includes:
- the LOC123397887 gene encoding uncharacterized protein LOC123397887, giving the protein MASQLVESHRAGAEVLKGDDICKKKCVELLEELGLPKGLFPMDDIEEVGYNHESGFVWILQKKKKEHTFNKINQTVSYDTEVTAFVEKGKIKNVTGVKIEELSLVEVYVDESSADKVIVKTNTGLADTHDAAVFALGE